GAGAAAGAGACATTAGAGAGGGCCAGGAAGAAGGCTGGGGGCCGGGAGGTGGGGAGGTAGAGTGGGGAGAGGTTTTAGGGGACCAAGTTCATTTTCCTTTTAGAGCTGGAAGTGGGGAGCTGTGGTAGGGGCTGTTGCTTGGGCCAGGCCCAACCCACCCTGcagcctctccttccttcttatcCCCTACCCCATTCCCATATTCCAGATCCTGTGTATCGATGAGGCCACAGCAAGCGTGGACCAGAAGACAGACCAGCTGCTCCAGCAGACCATCTGCAAACGCTTTGCCAACAAGACAGTGCTGACCATTGCCCATAGGTATGTAAACGCCTGGTAACAGCCTAATCAGGGACTGTGGTAGCATGCACCGAGAGCCTCCGTTGCTTTCAGGGACCCCAGTGGTCAGGGCCTTAGAGATCCTGCCCCCGCAAATCTCAGCTCCTCCTTCTCCAGGGACGAGAAGGGTCCTTTATAGCACTGCCTAGGGCTCTTTATAGCACATTATCTGAGGGCCCTTTATAGCACTGCCTAGGGCCCTTTATAGCACATTATCTGAGGGACTCTGCAGTCCCTTCCCCAGCACCAAGCCAGGGGCTAAAGCCTGTGGGGACAGACCTGTGGTGTCccgaggggagaggagggaaagcaGGTCAGTGTTCTTACTTAGGGCATTGTCCCTCATCCCCTACACTGACCATCTTCCCCCTCACAGGCTCAACACGATCCTGAACTCAGACCGGGTACTGGTGCTACAAGCGGGGAGAGTGGTAGAGCTGGACTCCCCGGCCACCCTGCGCAACCAGCCCCACTCCCTGTTCCAGCAGCTGCTGCAGAGCAGCCAGCAGGGAGTCCCTGCCTCACTCGGAGGTCCCTGAGCCCAATCCCACACCCTGCAGAGTTCTCCCCTCTCTCTGATCCAGGCCGGGCCTGTACAGAGGTGCTGGCTGCTTGTTTACATTCTCCTCTGGGGCTCTACCTCTTCACACTTCCCCAGAAGGGAAAAGGGCACCCTGGGTTACTCTTTGGAAATCACTCCTTGGTGGGCAGcatcctgaggcttccccagaaccAGGCCTCTGCTCTGGCCCTCTTGCATCTGGAACGCCAGGTGGGTTTTTCTGGCATAGGAGGCCACTTGcattttcatagttttatttgataaaattccatcTTACATTCtgtgtattaaaaaaataatatttctggtGTGAGGCTGAGGTCTCCTCTGTGTGTGTACCCAAGCTGAAGGGTGGTGAGAACGGACCACTCCAGTCTGAGGGGTGGAAGAGGTGAGGAAGGGGGCCAGAAAGCCCCCACCTCCATCACAGTGCTGTGGTCTTTCCAGGCTCAGGGGGCAAGTCAGGTGGCAGGGGGAGCCCTGCTGGCAGCATGCTAACCTGACACTCCTGGTCCTGGCACGCTGGAGCATAGTGTGGGGCAGGGTAGCAACAGGGTCCAGGGGGGCAGACACCCCGGCGCCAGGCCCTCAGGGTCAGCAACACAGTAGCCAGAACCAGGGCAGCAGTGAGGGCCCCAAACACCACCAGGGCCACCAAGCTAGGCTCACCTAGCCCAGCCTCTTGCCTCCGCACCACCTCCTTCACTGAGATCCGCAGCAGACCAGCCCCTGCGCTGTGGGGGGCTGGCCCCGTGGCGGGTACCACTACAGCTGAGGTGGGCCCTAGAGGGGTGTCCACTGTGGTTGGGGGGTCTGGGACAGGTAAGACAAGCTCACAAGTCTTGCCACCATAGCCACTGGGGCAGAGGCAGTCGAAGTCATGGACACGGTCCCGACAGCGGGCCCCTCTCTGGCATGGGCGGCTGGCACAGTCATCCAGGTTGATGGTGCAGAAGCGTCCAGCAAAGCCCTcaggacagaggcaggagaagcggTTTATGCCGTCAAGGCAGGTGGCACCGTTAGCACAAGGCCGCATCAGGCAGTCATCCACATTTACCTCACAGCGGGCACCCACAAAGCCCACCAAGCAGCGGCACGTGAAGTTGAGAGCAAAGCCCTGGTCGTCCTGGCACTGCCCGCCATTGCGGCATGGGGAGCTGTGGTAGGGGTGAGAGAGGACATGATAACCAACTTACCAACACCTGTAGGGCAGCCCAGGTCAGTATCCTGACCACTGCCCGCCATGTCATCTTGGGCTACACGCTCCGAGCCTCAaatacctcattttaaaaatgagaataaaaatagtaCCCAGCTTCCCTAATTGTGagggttaagtgaaataatcaatGTCAAGCCATTAGCACAGGGCCCAGCCAGAAGGCAGGGCTCAGGGTAAGtgtgctattattatcctcacAGGCTCCTGGGCCTGATGCGGAAATGAGGACAAGTCCAGCCCTGCAGGCTGTTTCCTCATCCCTACTGTGACACAGAAGGGTGCAAGCCAGCGTTCAGGAGAGGATGAGGAGAGACCCAGGCCCTTCAGTCTCCCCACACCCACCCTCCCCAACCAGAACAGTAACACGTTTGTTACCCCTCTAGCTCCTATAGATTGTTGAGGAAATGGCTCAGAaggtacaaaaaaaaagttgagaaaccCTGAACTAGGAACACTTTGGCATGCAGGGGTTTTATCTGAGTGTCCCTGTGTGGGTCTGACTCTCAGTCCCCCACCCTCCCAACAGTCCTGCCTCTTTTCTCATCCCATCACCAGGTTCTGGTCTAACCTTCCACTCACCCTGAGGGCCCAGCACTCACCCTGCCTGTTCACAGGGTCCAGCCTTGCGCTCGCAGTCACGCCCATGGAAGCCTGGTAAGCACACACAATGGTACTCACCGCCCCCGTCATACATGCACTGGCCTCCATTCTGGCAGGGGGAC
This DNA window, taken from Pan paniscus chromosome 5, NHGRI_mPanPan1-v2.0_pri, whole genome shotgun sequence, encodes the following:
- the DLK2 gene encoding protein delta homolog 2 isoform X2, whose amino-acid sequence is MPSGCRCLHLVCLLCILGAPGQPVRADDCSSHCDLAHGCCAPDGSCRCDPGWEGLHCERCVRMPGCQHGTCHQPWQCICHSGWADEHICTTQSPCQNGGQCMYDGGGEYHCVCLPGFHGRDCERKAGPCEQAGSPCRNGGQCQDDQGFALNFTCRCLVGFVGARCEVNVDDCLMRPCANGATCLDGINRFSCLCPEGFAGRFCTINLDDCASRPCQRGARCRDRVHDFDCLCPSGYGGKTCELVLPVPDPPTTVDTPLGPTSAVVVPATGPAPHSAGAGLLRISVKEVVRRQEAGLGEPSLVALVVFGALTAALVLATVLLTLRAWRRGVCPPGPCCYPAPHYAPACQDQECQVSMLPAGLPLPPDLPPEPGKTTAL
- the DLK2 gene encoding protein delta homolog 2 isoform X1: MPSGCRCLHLVCLLCILGAPGQPVRADDCSSHCDLAHGCCAPDGSCRCDPGWEGLHCERCVRMPGCQHGTCHQPWQCICHSGWAGKFCDKDEHICTTQSPCQNGGQCMYDGGGEYHCVCLPGFHGRDCERKAGPCEQAGSPCRNGGQCQDDQGFALNFTCRCLVGFVGARCEVNVDDCLMRPCANGATCLDGINRFSCLCPEGFAGRFCTINLDDCASRPCQRGARCRDRVHDFDCLCPSGYGGKTCELVLPVPDPPTTVDTPLGPTSAVVVPATGPAPHSAGAGLLRISVKEVVRRQEAGLGEPSLVALVVFGALTAALVLATVLLTLRAWRRGVCPPGPCCYPAPHYAPACQDQECQVSMLPAGLPLPPDLPPEPGKTTAL
- the DLK2 gene encoding protein delta homolog 2 isoform X3 → MPSGCRCLHLVCLLCILGAPGQPVRADDCSSHCDLAHGCCAPDGSCRCDPGWEGLHCERCVRMPGCQHGTCHQPWQCICHSGWAGKFCDKGFHGRDCERKAGPCEQAGSPCRNGGQCQDDQGFALNFTCRCLVGFVGARCEVNVDDCLMRPCANGATCLDGINRFSCLCPEGFAGRFCTINLDDCASRPCQRGARCRDRVHDFDCLCPSGYGGKTCELVLPVPDPPTTVDTPLGPTSAVVVPATGPAPHSAGAGLLRISVKEVVRRQEAGLGEPSLVALVVFGALTAALVLATVLLTLRAWRRGVCPPGPCCYPAPHYAPACQDQECQVSMLPAGLPLPPDLPPEPGKTTAL
- the DLK2 gene encoding protein delta homolog 2 isoform X4; this translates as MPGCQHGTCHQPWQCICHSGWAGKFCDKDEHICTTQSPCQNGGQCMYDGGGEYHCVCLPGFHGRDCERKAGPCEQAGSPCRNGGQCQDDQGFALNFTCRCLVGFVGARCEVNVDDCLMRPCANGATCLDGINRFSCLCPEGFAGRFCTINLDDCASRPCQRGARCRDRVHDFDCLCPSGYGGKTCELVLPVPDPPTTVDTPLGPTSAVVVPATGPAPHSAGAGLLRISVKEVVRRQEAGLGEPSLVALVVFGALTAALVLATVLLTLRAWRRGVCPPGPCCYPAPHYAPACQDQECQVSMLPAGLPLPPDLPPEPGKTTAL